The following proteins come from a genomic window of Methylorubrum populi:
- a CDS encoding 2OG-Fe(II) oxygenase: MPFLETLSFDAVDAPSHADALTRLRADALQAIVIRKVLTSDECLAITTELADNRQGFPTTSFPAPFRSHFYGMNLNLADPDLRAYFEMAPGFTRSLGDLMTPRGGFEGRILGLLSRLDGGRRYGPPVLPDGRPYMVTTLRSHHEGGFIPPHFDNEQRNRPSYRHLDGLVEGDIFSFVLTLSKAERGGMLEVFDARADAWSGRFQNRDRASRKPDLSHFARHAFDVEAGTIVILRSGRFLHQVTPVEGSRLRWTACSFMARARSGDGVYCWG; the protein is encoded by the coding sequence ATGCCGTTTCTGGAGACGCTCTCATTCGACGCCGTCGACGCGCCTTCCCATGCGGACGCCCTGACGCGGCTGCGGGCGGATGCCCTTCAGGCCATCGTCATCCGCAAAGTCCTGACATCCGACGAGTGCCTGGCGATCACAACCGAACTGGCGGACAACCGGCAGGGCTTTCCCACGACCTCGTTCCCGGCGCCGTTCCGGTCGCACTTCTACGGTATGAACCTGAACCTCGCGGATCCGGATCTTCGCGCCTATTTCGAGATGGCCCCCGGCTTCACGCGCAGCCTCGGGGATCTGATGACCCCGCGGGGCGGCTTCGAGGGCCGGATCCTCGGTCTGCTCTCGCGTCTCGATGGCGGGCGCCGCTACGGGCCGCCGGTTCTGCCCGACGGGCGTCCGTACATGGTCACGACGCTGCGCTCGCATCACGAGGGTGGCTTCATCCCGCCGCACTTCGACAACGAGCAGCGAAACCGGCCGAGTTATCGCCACCTCGACGGCCTGGTCGAGGGCGACATCTTCTCCTTCGTGCTGACCCTGTCGAAGGCCGAACGCGGCGGGATGCTCGAAGTCTTCGACGCCCGAGCGGATGCGTGGTCGGGCCGGTTTCAGAATCGCGACCGCGCGTCGCGCAAGCCCGACCTCTCGCACTTCGCCCGTCACGCCTTCGACGTCGAGGCCGGGACCATCGTGATCCTGCGTTCCGGCCGCTTCCTGCATCAAGTCACGCCGGTGGAAGGCTCCCGCCTGCGCTGGACCGCCTGCTCCTTCATGGCCCGAGCCCGCAGCGGTGACGGTGTCTATTGCTGGGGCTAG
- a CDS encoding class I SAM-dependent methyltransferase, producing the protein MTRVPAYFDAFLTAVAGGAEIDHVHLGHWDAPGAIGPARARAGFAQAQDRLSAALIAWLDLARGHLVLDVGCGFGGSLRTIRTCHPGVEVIGLNLDPRQLAVGFRRDRRRRNATWIAADACRLPFAGGMFDRLLCVEAAFHFASRRDFFAEAHRVLARDGVLVLSDIVLTRPPLPEEEVALLADGLEAAFGPWPDKWASLDAIGRDAEAAGFTLLVTDATANTEPSFHTIAPGRSDRPTSGDVLRELHRLGCLHYLYLRLDKR; encoded by the coding sequence GTGACGCGGGTCCCGGCCTATTTCGACGCCTTCCTCACGGCGGTCGCGGGCGGTGCCGAGATCGATCACGTTCATCTGGGTCACTGGGACGCGCCGGGGGCGATCGGGCCGGCCCGTGCGCGCGCGGGCTTCGCGCAGGCGCAGGACCGGTTGAGCGCGGCGCTCATTGCGTGGCTCGACCTCGCACGCGGCCATCTTGTGCTTGATGTCGGCTGCGGCTTCGGAGGCAGCTTGCGGACGATCCGGACCTGCCATCCCGGGGTGGAGGTGATCGGGCTCAACCTCGATCCGCGCCAGTTGGCGGTCGGCTTTCGCCGAGACCGAAGGCGGCGCAACGCCACGTGGATCGCAGCGGATGCCTGCCGCCTGCCGTTCGCAGGGGGCATGTTCGACCGGCTGCTCTGCGTCGAGGCGGCCTTTCACTTCGCCTCCCGCCGCGACTTCTTCGCCGAGGCGCATCGCGTGCTGGCACGGGACGGCGTTCTCGTATTGAGCGACATCGTCCTCACCCGCCCGCCGCTGCCGGAGGAGGAAGTCGCGCTGCTGGCGGACGGGCTCGAGGCCGCCTTCGGCCCCTGGCCCGACAAATGGGCGAGCCTCGACGCGATCGGTCGCGATGCGGAAGCGGCCGGTTTCACCCTCCTCGTGACCGACGCCACGGCGAACACCGAGCCGAGCTTTCACACCATCGCTCCGGGTCGGAGCGACAGGCCGACCAGCGGCGACGTCTTGCGAGAACTGCATCGGCTCGGCTGCCTGCACTATCTTTATCTCCGCCTGGACAAGCGATGA
- a CDS encoding B12-binding domain-containing radical SAM protein, translating into MPEPVSHTPRRIALVCMTPRPDAQELGELRLPSFGIRRIHAALLGDPDLAGATVRLFDRRTADIEAYVADILDFEPDLVGFSIYVWSAPAMIAVARALRARRPSLAVVFGGPSARSAFFDLEPYRPAHAYLDAVVEGDGEEIICEIARLPHFDRSDWERVRGLTLPSATGWLRTERRPPIAALDRIASPYAHGLMPQGGVAYLESYRGCPLSCRFCEWGTKENSKASFSADYIAGELEAFRTLEAPAVFLLDAGLNLNIGAFRNLRLAAQRSGFLKETLLWAEIYPSVVRDEHLAFIEEIGTAYLGVGMQSMDPAVLRLHDRPSDSPRFEAAVRALARITNIELQIIAVLPGDTPEGFFRTLDYALSLPASVRVYHCLVLPDALLTRSRPEWNIRFDPHTLTMRSCEGWSEDAVARTRAELRRRALAAGGKAGEFWWAFPRRPERVTQARASWRQAAAR; encoded by the coding sequence ATGCCCGAACCAGTCTCCCACACACCGCGGCGCATCGCCCTCGTTTGCATGACGCCGCGCCCCGATGCGCAGGAACTCGGCGAGCTGCGGCTGCCGAGCTTCGGGATCCGGCGCATCCACGCGGCGCTGCTCGGCGACCCCGATCTCGCCGGGGCGACGGTGAGGCTATTCGACCGCCGCACCGCCGATATCGAGGCTTATGTCGCCGATATCCTGGACTTCGAGCCCGATCTCGTCGGCTTCTCGATCTATGTCTGGTCGGCGCCGGCCATGATCGCGGTGGCGCGCGCCCTGCGCGCCCGCCGCCCCTCGCTCGCCGTCGTCTTCGGCGGCCCCTCGGCGCGATCCGCCTTCTTCGATCTCGAACCCTACCGCCCGGCCCACGCCTATCTCGACGCCGTGGTCGAGGGCGACGGCGAGGAGATCATCTGCGAGATCGCCCGGCTGCCGCACTTCGATCGATCGGATTGGGAGCGGGTGCGCGGGCTGACGCTGCCGAGCGCGACCGGCTGGCTTCGGACCGAGCGGCGCCCGCCCATCGCCGCCCTCGACCGGATCGCCTCGCCCTACGCGCACGGGCTGATGCCGCAGGGCGGCGTGGCCTATCTCGAGAGCTATCGCGGCTGCCCGCTCTCCTGCCGCTTCTGCGAGTGGGGTACGAAGGAGAACAGCAAGGCCTCATTCTCGGCCGACTACATCGCCGGCGAGCTCGAGGCCTTCCGCACCCTGGAGGCGCCGGCGGTATTCCTGCTCGATGCCGGCCTCAACCTGAACATCGGCGCCTTCCGCAACCTTCGGCTCGCCGCCCAGCGCTCCGGCTTTCTCAAGGAAACCCTGCTCTGGGCGGAGATCTACCCCTCGGTCGTGCGCGACGAGCACCTCGCCTTCATCGAGGAGATCGGCACCGCCTATCTCGGCGTCGGGATGCAGTCGATGGACCCGGCGGTGCTGCGCCTGCACGACCGCCCCTCGGATTCGCCCCGCTTCGAGGCGGCGGTGCGGGCGCTGGCGCGCATCACCAACATCGAGCTGCAGATCATCGCGGTCCTGCCCGGCGATACGCCGGAGGGGTTCTTCCGCACCCTCGACTATGCCCTGTCGCTGCCCGCGAGCGTCCGGGTCTATCACTGTCTCGTCTTGCCCGACGCGCTGCTGACCCGCAGCCGGCCCGAGTGGAACATCCGCTTCGACCCGCACACGCTGACGATGCGCTCCTGCGAGGGCTGGAGCGAGGACGCGGTGGCGCGCACCCGCGCGGAACTGCGGCGGCGTGCCCTCGCCGCCGGGGGCAAGGCCGGCGAGTTCTGGTGGGCCTTCCCCCGCCGGCCCGAGCGCGTCACCCAAGCCCGCGCTTCGTGGCGGCAGGCCGCCGCGCGATGA
- a CDS encoding B12-binding domain-containing radical SAM protein, which yields MNAARSGLRIALVAQYPERDPAMPSFVPNLGLRMVEATLRAAALPGLVCRVWDLTAGDPERVAREITAFDPDIVGFSAYLWSLPFLCRVAALIKQDDPARLVVFGGPSARPVMFARPPFSAAADDIDVLVINEGEETFLEIVSLELRTPAALGALRGVAVRDGEGWRETPARPLANLDSLASPYALNLVQHGGLGVLQTYRGCPFTCSFCEWGTMESPKRVRAVDHLTREFDAIAGHEVYAALLVDAGLNLNRNAFLNLRQAAEESGFFERRGLICEVYPAAVRQEHLDFLATISNAYVGIGLQSFDNAVLAHVDRTYDERRFDETFAKLDAVASLAVEIILGLPGDNPETFRRNFERARRLPCALRVYHCVVLPSGLMVRSPPEHRLDYDPVSLKMISCTGWSEAALAAECRFLTRQASLQGGRAGAFFWTFPPPR from the coding sequence ATGAATGCGGCCCGCTCCGGCCTGCGCATCGCGCTGGTGGCGCAGTATCCTGAGCGCGATCCGGCGATGCCGAGCTTCGTGCCCAATCTCGGCCTGCGCATGGTCGAGGCCACCCTGCGCGCCGCCGCCCTTCCCGGTCTCGTCTGCCGGGTCTGGGATCTGACCGCCGGCGACCCCGAGCGGGTTGCCCGCGAGATCACCGCTTTCGACCCCGACATCGTCGGCTTCTCGGCCTATCTCTGGTCGCTGCCCTTCCTCTGCCGCGTCGCCGCGCTGATCAAGCAAGACGACCCGGCCCGCCTCGTCGTCTTCGGAGGCCCCTCGGCCCGGCCGGTCATGTTCGCGCGGCCGCCCTTCTCCGCTGCGGCGGACGACATCGACGTCCTCGTCATCAACGAGGGCGAGGAGACCTTTCTCGAGATCGTGTCGCTCGAACTCCGCACGCCGGCCGCGCTGGGCGCTCTGCGCGGCGTCGCCGTCCGCGACGGCGAGGGTTGGCGCGAGACCCCCGCGCGACCGCTGGCCAATCTCGACAGCCTCGCCTCGCCCTACGCGCTGAACCTCGTGCAGCATGGCGGCCTCGGCGTGCTGCAGACCTATCGGGGCTGCCCCTTCACCTGCTCGTTCTGCGAGTGGGGCACCATGGAATCGCCCAAGCGCGTGCGCGCCGTCGACCACCTGACACGGGAGTTCGACGCCATCGCCGGCCACGAGGTCTACGCCGCGCTCCTCGTCGATGCCGGGCTGAACCTCAACCGCAACGCCTTCCTCAACCTCCGGCAGGCCGCCGAGGAGAGCGGCTTCTTCGAGCGCCGCGGGCTGATCTGCGAGGTCTATCCGGCCGCAGTGCGCCAGGAGCATCTCGACTTCCTCGCCACCATCAGCAACGCCTATGTCGGCATCGGCCTGCAGAGCTTCGACAACGCGGTGCTGGCCCATGTCGACCGCACCTACGACGAGCGGCGCTTCGACGAGACCTTCGCCAAGCTGGATGCGGTGGCGAGCCTCGCCGTCGAGATCATCCTGGGACTGCCCGGCGACAATCCGGAAACCTTTCGCCGCAACTTCGAGCGAGCCCGACGTCTGCCCTGCGCGCTCCGGGTCTATCACTGCGTCGTGCTGCCCTCGGGCCTGATGGTGCGCTCGCCCCCCGAGCATCGCCTCGACTACGATCCGGTCTCTCTGAAGATGATCTCCTGCACCGGCTGGAGCGAGGCCGCCCTGGCGGCGGAGTGCCGCTTCCTGACGCGGCAGGCGTCGCTTCAGGGCGGGCGCGCGGGTGCGTTCTTCTGGACCTTCCCGCCGCCCCGGTGA
- a CDS encoding multicopper oxidase family protein: MRKPDPMAQPEPGSFSRRGLLAGSAALALMPVSAGAQAPAEKAPAGKATPPEPRSLKAAPAKLRLKPEPAPETAVWRLGEEAAPILRIKLGEPLRLRVENGTDRPLSLHWHGVRNRNAMDGVGGVTQEPIKPGDSFTYDFTPPDAGTFLIRPLVIGGSSEPSGRGLAGMLIVEEPSPPTVDQDLALLLQDWRLDEAGALQPFGQVAFAAAAGRLGSVVTLNGRPIPLTLEARPGSRLRLRLANACNARGLRIRFDGLKAYVAAVDGQPTDTFEPLKATLPLAPGTRYDLLLDLPAQAGAAGAITALIGQGLPLATLTAAGEPVAQAGRAAIGSIPENKRLPTEIRLQNALRRDLVLTGGVRPDKTKPGAETPYQGDPAKVWQVNGASGAAGAPPLFSVKRGGVVVLAIRNDTGFIQSLHLHGHVFRLLHQLDDGWEPYWLDTVQIPEGRSAQIAFVADNPGRWLLSATVLERFDNGLWTSFEVS; this comes from the coding sequence ATGCGAAAGCCCGACCCGATGGCCCAGCCCGAGCCGGGATCCTTTTCGCGACGCGGCCTGCTCGCCGGCAGCGCCGCCCTCGCGCTGATGCCAGTCTCCGCCGGAGCACAAGCCCCGGCCGAAAAGGCGCCCGCCGGGAAGGCCACGCCGCCGGAGCCGAGATCGCTCAAGGCGGCCCCCGCCAAGCTCCGCCTGAAACCGGAGCCCGCACCGGAGACGGCGGTGTGGCGGCTCGGCGAGGAGGCGGCGCCGATCCTGCGGATCAAGCTCGGCGAGCCACTTCGCCTGCGCGTCGAGAACGGCACCGACCGCCCCCTCTCCCTGCACTGGCACGGCGTGCGCAACCGCAACGCCATGGACGGCGTCGGCGGCGTCACGCAGGAGCCGATCAAGCCGGGCGACAGCTTCACCTACGATTTCACGCCGCCCGATGCCGGCACCTTCCTGATCCGCCCGCTCGTGATCGGCGGATCGAGCGAGCCCTCGGGCCGCGGCCTCGCCGGCATGCTGATCGTGGAGGAGCCCTCCCCGCCCACGGTCGACCAGGATCTCGCGCTGCTGCTGCAGGATTGGCGGCTCGACGAGGCGGGCGCGCTCCAGCCGTTCGGGCAGGTCGCCTTCGCCGCCGCGGCGGGGCGGCTGGGGAGCGTGGTCACCCTCAACGGCAGACCGATTCCGCTCACCCTCGAGGCCCGGCCCGGCAGCCGCCTGCGCCTGCGCCTGGCCAATGCCTGCAACGCGCGTGGCCTGCGCATCCGCTTCGACGGGCTGAAGGCGTATGTCGCGGCCGTTGACGGACAGCCGACCGACACCTTCGAGCCGCTGAAGGCCACCCTGCCGCTGGCGCCGGGCACGCGCTACGATCTTCTCCTCGACCTCCCCGCACAGGCGGGAGCGGCCGGCGCGATCACCGCCCTGATCGGCCAGGGCCTGCCGCTGGCGACCCTGACCGCCGCCGGCGAGCCGGTGGCGCAAGCCGGCCGCGCGGCCATCGGCTCGATCCCCGAGAACAAGCGCCTGCCGACCGAGATCCGCCTCCAGAACGCCCTGCGCCGCGACCTCGTGCTGACGGGCGGCGTGCGGCCGGACAAGACCAAGCCCGGCGCCGAAACACCCTATCAGGGCGATCCGGCCAAGGTCTGGCAGGTCAACGGCGCGAGCGGCGCGGCGGGGGCGCCGCCCCTGTTCTCGGTCAAGCGCGGGGGGGTCGTGGTGCTGGCGATCCGCAACGACACCGGCTTCATCCAGAGCCTGCACCTGCACGGCCACGTCTTTCGCCTGCTGCACCAGCTCGACGACGGCTGGGAGCCCTACTGGCTCGACACGGTGCAGATCCCGGAGGGCCGCAGCGCCCAGATCGCCTTCGTGGCCGACAATCCCGGCCGCTGGCTCCTGAGCGCGACCGTGCTCGAACGGTTCGACAACGGGTTGTGGACGAGCTTCGAGGTGAGCTGA